One Verrucomicrobiota bacterium DNA segment encodes these proteins:
- a CDS encoding LysE family translocator has translation MNELLYSFLLLALAHGLAVVLPGPDFVVVLGESLQKGRAAGRSTALGIGVGILTHCGLFLLGVSLLLEPFPRVYDLLRTVAALYLAALAIKTFWPRSQARLEPRPPEPPSKELARPVPRLAQDSFQRGFWTNLLNPKVALFFLALFTVIIDLKESSPWWQGLVSLYLAGATTAWFALVAQLATLDRFERFLTQRRSLLEKITGGVLLLVAMQLCFQR, from the coding sequence ATGAACGAGTTGCTTTATTCCTTCCTGCTACTCGCGCTGGCTCATGGCCTGGCGGTCGTCCTTCCGGGGCCAGATTTTGTGGTGGTTCTGGGGGAAAGCCTGCAAAAAGGACGGGCCGCCGGTCGCTCGACCGCTCTCGGGATCGGCGTGGGCATCCTGACCCACTGCGGGCTCTTCCTCCTCGGGGTCAGCTTGCTCCTGGAGCCATTCCCCCGGGTCTATGATCTCCTACGGACGGTGGCGGCCCTCTACCTGGCAGCCCTCGCCATCAAGACCTTCTGGCCTCGCAGCCAGGCCCGGCTCGAACCGCGCCCCCCCGAGCCGCCCAGCAAGGAGCTGGCCCGGCCCGTGCCCCGCCTCGCTCAGGACAGCTTCCAACGCGGCTTCTGGACCAATCTTCTCAATCCCAAGGTGGCGCTCTTCTTTCTGGCGCTTTTCACCGTCATCATCGACCTCAAGGAAAGCTCGCCTTGGTGGCAGGGCCTGGTTTCCCTCTACCTCGCCGGAGCCACCACGGCCTGGTTCGCGCTCGTGGCGCAGCTGGCCACCCTCGATCGCTTCGAGCGCTTCCTCACTCAGAGGCGGAGCTTGCTGGAGAAGATCACTGGGGGGGTCCTGTTGCTGGTCGCGATGCAACTCTGCTTCCAGCGTTGA
- a CDS encoding response regulator, with amino-acid sequence MFRRTLLLGISTCLALIAACAGILMLVYNEREQSVWDDLILEDRVKVTDAGNQLSSQLRFALRDLSFLTNRFESKGLYEERKWNEAESLLVDFAKSGSEYSSVRFLGREGRERIRIDYNDSLEVLRGEELQDKSARYYFQEAIALPRGALFVSQIDLNVENGQPEEPWRPVARVAAPIFKGSSPQGVMVVNLDARPLLASLKEKGVQLVDEKGYWIEGRPAEELFGFQLDHGFRFQDRYPDFSAEMPGQGSQRRGETLLSHHRIEARAGDEREVFTETAWNVIALRENVGESFGLADFGARLIAIFIFSVLLLGGGLWIMLSQDVQRQKAAAALRREREFLDTLLRALPVPVFIKDREGRFLGCNPAFCELVEVSEDEILGHSAQELPAKAVVWNDESRDRDLIRSAGPVTTYELHAKVGEVDRSVMACKSCFYEESGRVGGLIGVLVDITAKKQHERHLEEAKLAAEGANRAKSAFLATMSHEIRTPLNGVIGMTSLLRDSALDEEQREFVSTIETSGESLLALINDILDYSKIEADRLELENSPFELRRVIDESTQLLARRAASKGLELAAHVKPEVPKFIQGDVTRIRQILVNLLSNAVKFTERGEILVEVSLSNFRAGRAEVLFAVKDSGIGIPVDRQEGIFRPFEQADSSTTRKFGGTGLGLTISHKLAVAMGGSMWVESKSGQGSVFSFTISAEAVEEGVHENACAKKDRALSGKRVLVVDDNKTNRRILRGILGQWGMQVEDTGSAELAMEMLQNESRYDVLISDYLMPEMTGPQLAAEVRNGHTNHLLPVILLSSHITIEGREHVDVTLSKPVKEHQLELALRRLLNGQGSHPKERGQVRTVEIAQEFPLKMLVAEDNPVNQKLVRTLLKKMGYQPDLAVNGQEAVEACLQESYDVVLMDMQMPVLDGMEATRAIRKNSGLSDQPWITALTANAFKEHRDSAMEAGVDDYLSKPIRPEMLASALQHAWESRRKSGQQSEAA; translated from the coding sequence ATGTTTCGCCGAACTCTGCTCTTGGGAATTTCGACCTGCCTGGCGCTGATTGCGGCCTGTGCCGGGATTCTCATGCTGGTTTACAATGAGCGGGAGCAGTCCGTTTGGGATGACTTGATTTTGGAGGATCGGGTCAAGGTGACCGACGCAGGGAACCAACTTTCGAGTCAGCTGCGCTTTGCACTGCGGGACCTCTCGTTTTTGACCAACCGCTTTGAGAGCAAGGGCTTGTATGAGGAGAGAAAGTGGAATGAAGCCGAGTCGCTGCTGGTCGATTTCGCCAAAAGCGGCTCCGAGTATTCGAGCGTGCGCTTCCTAGGACGTGAGGGGAGGGAGCGGATCCGGATTGACTACAACGACAGCTTGGAAGTCCTCCGTGGCGAGGAACTGCAGGACAAATCGGCGCGCTATTATTTTCAAGAAGCCATTGCTCTGCCTCGGGGGGCTCTCTTCGTCTCACAGATCGACCTCAATGTGGAGAACGGTCAGCCAGAGGAGCCTTGGCGTCCGGTGGCTCGGGTGGCGGCCCCGATCTTCAAAGGCTCTTCGCCGCAGGGGGTGATGGTCGTCAATCTGGATGCCCGCCCGCTTTTGGCTTCTCTCAAGGAAAAGGGGGTTCAGCTGGTGGACGAGAAAGGCTATTGGATTGAGGGACGCCCTGCGGAAGAACTGTTTGGATTCCAGCTCGACCATGGCTTTCGCTTTCAGGACCGCTATCCGGACTTCAGCGCCGAGATGCCGGGGCAGGGTTCGCAACGCCGGGGAGAGACTCTTCTCAGCCACCACCGGATCGAGGCACGAGCGGGGGACGAGCGGGAGGTCTTCACGGAGACGGCTTGGAATGTCATCGCCCTGCGCGAGAACGTGGGCGAGTCCTTCGGCTTGGCCGACTTCGGGGCTCGCTTGATCGCGATTTTCATCTTTTCGGTGCTTCTTTTAGGCGGGGGGCTTTGGATCATGCTGAGCCAGGACGTCCAGCGACAAAAGGCAGCCGCGGCTCTTCGTCGGGAGCGCGAGTTCTTGGACACGCTGCTGAGAGCGCTGCCCGTCCCGGTGTTCATCAAAGACCGAGAGGGGCGCTTCCTGGGTTGCAATCCAGCCTTCTGCGAACTGGTGGAAGTGAGCGAGGACGAAATTCTGGGGCATTCCGCCCAAGAGCTGCCCGCCAAGGCGGTGGTCTGGAACGATGAAAGCCGCGATCGCGATCTCATCCGGAGCGCAGGTCCAGTTACGACTTATGAACTTCACGCCAAGGTGGGCGAGGTCGACCGCAGCGTGATGGCCTGCAAATCCTGTTTCTATGAAGAGTCGGGCCGGGTGGGCGGCTTGATCGGCGTCCTGGTGGACATCACCGCCAAGAAGCAGCACGAGCGCCATCTGGAGGAGGCCAAGCTCGCGGCGGAGGGCGCCAACCGGGCCAAGAGTGCCTTCCTCGCCACCATGAGCCATGAGATTCGCACGCCGCTCAATGGAGTCATCGGAATGACCTCTTTGCTGCGTGATTCCGCTTTGGATGAAGAGCAGCGGGAATTCGTGAGCACGATCGAGACTTCGGGGGAGTCGCTTCTGGCGCTCATCAATGACATTCTCGATTACTCGAAGATCGAGGCGGATCGGTTGGAGCTGGAAAACAGCCCTTTCGAGCTGCGACGGGTCATCGATGAAAGCACCCAGCTTCTAGCCCGCCGGGCCGCCTCCAAGGGCCTGGAGTTGGCAGCCCACGTGAAGCCAGAGGTGCCGAAGTTCATCCAGGGAGATGTGACCCGCATCCGCCAGATCCTGGTCAATCTTCTGAGCAATGCCGTCAAGTTCACCGAGCGGGGCGAAATTCTCGTGGAAGTGAGTTTGAGTAACTTCCGCGCCGGACGCGCCGAGGTGCTCTTCGCGGTCAAGGACTCCGGCATTGGGATCCCGGTGGATCGCCAAGAGGGAATCTTCCGACCTTTCGAGCAGGCGGACTCCTCCACCACGCGGAAATTCGGCGGGACCGGCTTGGGCCTTACGATCAGTCACAAATTGGCGGTCGCCATGGGCGGATCGATGTGGGTCGAAAGCAAATCTGGCCAGGGTTCGGTCTTTTCGTTCACCATCTCGGCCGAGGCGGTCGAGGAAGGGGTCCACGAAAACGCCTGTGCCAAGAAGGATCGAGCACTCTCTGGGAAACGGGTTTTGGTGGTGGACGACAACAAAACCAATCGGCGCATTTTGCGCGGCATTCTCGGGCAATGGGGCATGCAGGTGGAAGACACCGGCAGTGCGGAATTGGCCATGGAGATGCTCCAGAACGAGTCTCGCTACGATGTCCTCATTAGCGATTACCTCATGCCCGAGATGACAGGCCCCCAGTTGGCAGCAGAAGTGCGCAATGGCCATACCAACCATCTCCTGCCGGTCATTCTCCTCAGTTCACACATCACGATCGAGGGTCGGGAGCACGTGGATGTGACGCTTTCTAAGCCGGTCAAGGAGCACCAGTTGGAATTGGCCCTGCGTCGCTTGCTCAACGGGCAGGGCAGCCATCCCAAAGAGAGGGGACAAGTCCGCACCGTGGAGATCGCTCAGGAGTTCCCGCTCAAGATGCTGGTGGCCGAAGACAACCCGGTCAATCAAAAGCTCGTGCGGACTCTCCTCAAGAAAATGGGTTACCAGCCCGACCTGGCTGTGAATGGCCAAGAGGCGGTGGAAGCCTGTCTGCAAGAGTCCTACGACGTCGTCCTGATGGACATGCAAATGCCGGTCCTGGATGGGATGGAGGCCACCCGAGCCATTCGCAAGAATTCCGGCCTGTCCGACCAACCCTGGATCACCGCGCTCACGGCCAATGCCTTCAAGGAACATCGCGATTCCGCAATGGAGGCGGGGGTCGATGACTACCTTAGCAAACCGATTCGGCCCGAAATGCTGGCGAGCGCTCTCCAGCATGCCTGGGAATCTCGTCGGAAGAGCGGTCAGCAAAGCGAGGCGGCCTGA
- the plsY gene encoding glycerol-3-phosphate 1-O-acyltransferase PlsY — protein MIPALSLLLLGYLVGSIPFGYLAGRLKGLDIREHGSGNIGATNALRVLGKPVGYTVLLLDAIKGVVPAVIARQWIGGEDAFGEWIPLLTGILTIVGHNFTCFLGFQGGKGIATSAGVLGALLPLELAIGLSLWIVLVFTIRYVSVASIAAAGSLPVTNALASLGGEFRLPYFLATAALCLMAFLRHLPNLQRLRQGTEPKVFSKRKDPAPESDSSSPHHG, from the coding sequence ATGATTCCCGCCCTCTCTCTCCTGCTCCTCGGCTATCTGGTAGGCTCGATTCCTTTTGGCTACTTGGCGGGTCGCTTGAAAGGTCTCGACATTCGCGAGCACGGCAGCGGCAATATCGGTGCGACCAATGCTCTTCGCGTCCTCGGTAAACCGGTCGGCTACACCGTCCTCCTCCTCGACGCCATCAAAGGCGTCGTGCCCGCCGTGATCGCGCGCCAGTGGATCGGAGGAGAGGATGCCTTCGGAGAATGGATTCCTCTCCTGACCGGGATCCTCACCATCGTGGGACACAATTTCACCTGCTTTCTTGGCTTCCAGGGCGGCAAGGGGATTGCGACCTCGGCTGGAGTGTTGGGGGCCCTCTTGCCCTTGGAGTTGGCCATTGGCCTCTCGCTTTGGATCGTCCTCGTCTTCACCATCCGCTATGTTTCCGTGGCCTCCATCGCGGCGGCCGGCTCCCTGCCGGTGACCAACGCCCTCGCCTCCCTCGGCGGCGAATTCCGCCTGCCTTACTTCCTCGCCACCGCCGCCCTCTGCCTGATGGCCTTCTTGCGCCACCTGCCAAATCTGCAGCGCCTTCGCCAAGGAACTGAGCCCAAAGTCTTCTCCAAAAGAAAAGACCCCGCGCCTGAGAGCGATTCTTCTTCTCCCCATCATGGCTGA
- a CDS encoding NAD(P)H-dependent glycerol-3-phosphate dehydrogenase encodes MAESHFQRVGILGAGSWGTALATVLAERGLQVRLWGHDPAQIRQLQATRLNQEYLPGVPLSENISFSQELSDLADSDFLLFVVPSAAMREVAAQAKSIGLRPGVPLVSCTKGIELETGERMTEVMGDELPGHPLAVLSGPSHAEEVGKRLPTAVVVGSEDAATATSLQEVFTLPWFRSYTSEDVRGIEYGGAIKNVFAIAAGACEGLRLGDNSKAGLVTRGLAEMVRLGTCLGGKPQTFYGLSGMGDLVVTCYSAHSRNAQVGLQLGQGQAVEEVLKGMKMVAEGVPNTRSIHRLVQQMGAACPIIEVVYQVIYEQKSSGKALHDLLSRDPKAEVE; translated from the coding sequence ATGGCTGAATCCCATTTCCAACGAGTCGGCATCCTCGGTGCCGGGAGCTGGGGCACGGCCCTGGCCACCGTTTTGGCGGAACGGGGTCTCCAAGTGCGGCTCTGGGGGCACGATCCAGCTCAGATCCGCCAACTCCAGGCCACCCGCCTCAATCAGGAATACCTCCCCGGGGTCCCGCTCTCGGAAAACATTTCCTTCTCTCAGGAACTCTCCGACCTGGCGGACTCCGATTTCCTGCTCTTCGTGGTGCCCTCAGCTGCCATGCGGGAAGTGGCCGCCCAAGCCAAGTCCATCGGACTCCGGCCCGGCGTGCCGCTCGTCTCCTGCACCAAAGGCATCGAACTGGAAACGGGCGAACGCATGACCGAAGTCATGGGCGACGAACTGCCCGGTCATCCGCTGGCCGTGCTCTCGGGTCCCAGCCACGCGGAGGAAGTCGGCAAACGATTGCCCACCGCCGTGGTGGTGGGCTCCGAGGACGCCGCGACCGCCACCTCCCTCCAAGAGGTCTTCACCCTTCCCTGGTTCCGCAGCTACACCAGTGAGGACGTCCGGGGAATCGAGTATGGCGGCGCCATCAAGAACGTCTTCGCCATCGCAGCCGGCGCTTGCGAAGGGCTTCGCTTGGGAGACAACTCCAAAGCCGGCCTCGTGACCCGTGGCCTCGCAGAAATGGTTCGCTTGGGCACCTGCCTCGGAGGAAAGCCCCAGACCTTCTACGGCCTCAGTGGCATGGGAGACCTCGTCGTGACCTGCTACTCTGCTCACAGCCGGAACGCCCAAGTCGGGCTCCAGCTCGGCCAAGGGCAAGCGGTCGAAGAAGTTCTCAAGGGCATGAAAATGGTCGCCGAAGGAGTGCCCAACACCCGCAGCATCCATCGGCTCGTTCAGCAAATGGGTGCCGCTTGTCCCATCATCGAGGTCGTCTACCAGGTGATTTACGAACAGAAGTCCTCCGGAAAAGCGCTCCACGACTTGCTGTCTCGCGATCCGAAAGCCGAAGTCGAGTAG
- a CDS encoding polysaccharide biosynthesis/export family protein, protein MKLALLAALLCTGLPGFGSESRSINLKAGDEVRVQFLKREKAQLEELFHERATIDGSGRLQLPEVGRIKIDGRSGTDLLEAVIDAYRQQGSLLTFGLSYAAHLTEYNGQPIVLVEGRVESPGYVLWKEDMSLQTALEAAGGLREDGSPRTIHRISAGIDATYNILTSEEPISLQPGDVVRVPFRYTP, encoded by the coding sequence ATGAAGCTGGCTCTCCTCGCTGCCCTCCTCTGCACAGGCCTGCCTGGTTTTGGCTCCGAAAGCCGATCGATCAATCTGAAAGCGGGCGACGAAGTCCGCGTCCAATTCCTCAAAAGAGAAAAGGCCCAACTGGAAGAGCTCTTTCACGAACGCGCCACCATCGATGGCAGCGGGCGGCTCCAACTCCCCGAAGTGGGACGAATCAAAATCGATGGGCGATCCGGCACCGACCTCCTGGAAGCGGTCATCGACGCTTACCGCCAGCAGGGCTCTCTCCTGACCTTCGGCCTCTCCTACGCCGCCCACCTCACCGAATACAATGGCCAGCCCATTGTCCTGGTAGAAGGCCGGGTCGAAAGCCCCGGCTACGTCCTCTGGAAAGAAGACATGTCCCTCCAAACCGCCCTCGAGGCCGCCGGGGGCTTGCGGGAGGACGGTTCACCTCGCACCATCCACCGCATTTCCGCCGGCATCGATGCCACCTACAATATTCTGACGAGTGAGGAGCCCATCTCGCTCCAGCCCGGAGACGTCGTGCGAGTGCCCTTCCGCTACACCCCTTAA
- a CDS encoding ATP-binding cassette domain-containing protein, protein MIHVEALRFRYPQGDFQLSLDRLSLAAGQQATLTGPSGSGKSTLIQLLSGILLPESGRIEVAGQEMTGLEETARRQWRVRRLGFVFQDFGLLPHLRILDNILLPFHVHRALRLSPEIRARAGQLAETTGLTPYLSRLPEALSHGERQRAAICRALLTRPALVLADEPTGNLDHATAQLVLDLMQRECREIGATLLCVTHDPAVTERFSQHFHLPRLLAA, encoded by the coding sequence ATGATCCACGTCGAAGCCCTCCGATTCCGCTATCCCCAGGGCGACTTCCAACTCTCGCTGGACCGACTCTCGCTGGCCGCCGGCCAGCAAGCCACCCTCACGGGCCCCAGCGGGAGCGGCAAATCCACCCTCATCCAACTCCTCTCCGGAATCCTTCTCCCCGAATCCGGCCGGATCGAAGTGGCCGGCCAAGAAATGACGGGGCTCGAGGAAACGGCTCGCCGGCAATGGCGCGTCCGCCGCCTCGGCTTCGTCTTCCAAGACTTTGGGCTCCTCCCTCATCTGCGCATTCTCGACAACATCTTGCTCCCCTTTCACGTCCATCGCGCCCTCCGGCTCTCCCCCGAAATTCGCGCCCGGGCAGGCCAGCTCGCCGAGACCACTGGCCTCACACCCTACCTATCCCGCCTCCCCGAGGCCCTCTCGCATGGGGAGCGCCAACGCGCGGCCATCTGCCGCGCCCTCCTGACCCGCCCCGCCTTGGTCCTCGCGGATGAACCCACTGGCAACCTCGACCACGCCACTGCCCAGCTCGTTCTCGATCTCATGCAGCGCGAATGCCGGGAAATCGGAGCCACCCTCCTCTGCGTCACGCACGACCCGGCCGTCACCGAACGCTTCTCTCAGCACTTTCACCTCCCCCGTCTGCTGGCCGCATGA
- a CDS encoding alanine--glyoxylate aminotransferase family protein: MRDHVKLFIPGPIDVSPDTYQAMAAPMIGHRSGDFQELSEEIQPGLQALFGTSRPIFLSTSSAWGVMEGALRNLAGGKKVLNCCSGAFSDKWHDVTLRCGFEADKLQKDWGQPLLPQDIHAKLETGDYDLLTLVHNETSTGVLNPVQEISQVMREFPDVHWIVDTVSSFSTVPVRMDEWGIDVILTGSQKALALPPGLALFAVSERSLDRSATVDGRGYYFDFHEFEKNARSSMTPSTPCISLLYGLRHQLAKIAQEGLPNRFDRHARLNAKVHTWVKERGFEFFAPEGYRSKSLTCVANNKGIDVPSLQKRMKNQHKIQLDGGYGKIKGTTFRLSNMGDETEASIQELLTSLNSCLHQSAG; this comes from the coding sequence ATGAGAGACCACGTCAAACTCTTCATCCCAGGCCCCATCGACGTCTCACCGGACACCTACCAGGCCATGGCCGCACCCATGATCGGCCACCGCTCGGGCGACTTCCAAGAACTGAGTGAGGAAATCCAGCCCGGACTCCAAGCGCTCTTCGGCACCAGCCGCCCCATCTTCCTCAGCACCTCCTCCGCCTGGGGCGTCATGGAAGGGGCGCTTCGCAATCTCGCAGGCGGCAAAAAAGTGCTCAACTGCTGCTCGGGCGCCTTCTCCGACAAATGGCACGACGTCACCCTCCGCTGCGGCTTTGAAGCCGACAAGCTCCAAAAGGACTGGGGCCAGCCCCTTCTCCCCCAAGACATCCACGCCAAGTTAGAAACAGGCGACTACGACCTCCTCACCCTCGTGCACAACGAAACCTCGACCGGCGTACTCAACCCCGTGCAGGAAATCTCTCAGGTCATGAGAGAATTTCCTGACGTCCATTGGATCGTCGACACCGTCTCCTCCTTCAGCACCGTCCCCGTACGAATGGACGAATGGGGCATCGACGTCATCCTGACCGGCAGCCAAAAAGCCCTCGCCCTCCCGCCAGGACTGGCACTTTTCGCCGTCTCGGAGCGCTCGCTCGACCGCTCTGCCACCGTGGACGGTAGGGGTTACTATTTCGACTTCCATGAATTCGAAAAAAACGCGAGAAGCTCGATGACCCCCAGCACTCCCTGCATCTCTCTGCTCTACGGACTGCGCCACCAACTCGCCAAAATCGCCCAAGAGGGTCTCCCAAATCGTTTCGACCGCCACGCCCGACTGAATGCCAAAGTCCACACCTGGGTGAAAGAGCGCGGCTTCGAATTCTTCGCACCAGAAGGCTACCGATCCAAATCACTCACCTGCGTCGCCAACAACAAAGGAATCGATGTCCCCTCCCTCCAAAAAAGGATGAAGAACCAACACAAAATCCAACTGGACGGCGGCTACGGAAAAATCAAAGGCACCACCTTCCGCCTCTCCAACATGGGAGACGAAACGGAAGCCTCCATCCAAGAGTTGCTCACTTCCCTGAATTCCTGCTTACACCAAAGTGCAGGATAA